A genomic segment from Methanoplanus limicola DSM 2279 encodes:
- a CDS encoding TIGR04083 family peptide-modifying radical SAM enzyme, producing the protein MKNPFHVMLIPTLGCPANCEYCWSSDTNSPVMPIETVKEIVEWLKDFRKDDRVTFTFHGGEPLLAGEEFYRKALPLLSEGLNHLNPEFAIQTNLWLMTPEMAKILAEYRVPVGSSIDGPEEINDLQRGKGYYRKTLEGYKTAIENGLSVRFICTFTNQSAKRKEDIFEFFYENGLVMKLHPALPSLRGSDPDKWALPPEEYGELLVYLLDMSLEHLDDMEIMNISDLCRSVFTRRGNVCTFADCMGTTFAIGPDGAVYPCYRFVGMPEYAMGNVHDRPTMKELSESAAWKLMHDFKDYVDSACSECRHIRYCRGGCPYNAIVPCGGKVAGVDPHCPAYKRIYDEITDRMDNEMFSSPPPGMSHFGGMNGDKEIPGVMSLIRKIVMNQ; encoded by the coding sequence ATGAAAAACCCTTTTCATGTCATGCTGATCCCGACACTGGGATGTCCCGCAAACTGTGAGTACTGCTGGAGTTCTGATACTAATTCTCCTGTTATGCCAATTGAGACAGTTAAGGAGATTGTTGAATGGCTCAAAGACTTCAGGAAAGACGACCGGGTAACATTTACATTTCATGGGGGTGAGCCTCTGCTTGCCGGAGAGGAATTTTACAGAAAAGCCCTGCCTCTGCTTTCAGAAGGTCTGAACCATCTTAATCCAGAATTTGCCATACAGACCAATCTCTGGCTTATGACTCCTGAAATGGCAAAAATTCTTGCTGAATACAGAGTTCCTGTTGGTTCAAGTATAGACGGTCCGGAGGAGATCAATGACCTTCAGAGAGGGAAAGGCTATTACAGGAAAACGCTTGAAGGTTATAAGACTGCAATTGAAAACGGCCTTAGTGTCAGATTTATCTGCACCTTCACAAACCAGTCTGCAAAAAGAAAGGAAGATATCTTTGAATTCTTCTATGAAAACGGCCTTGTAATGAAGCTGCATCCGGCACTTCCCTCTTTAAGGGGCAGTGATCCGGATAAATGGGCGCTGCCTCCTGAGGAGTATGGTGAACTTCTGGTCTATCTTCTGGATATGTCGCTTGAGCATCTGGATGATATGGAAATTATGAATATCAGTGATCTCTGCCGTAGCGTTTTTACAAGAAGAGGAAATGTATGCACTTTTGCTGACTGCATGGGGACAACATTTGCAATAGGACCTGACGGTGCAGTTTATCCATGTTATCGCTTTGTAGGGATGCCCGAGTATGCCATGGGCAATGTTCATGACCGCCCGACAATGAAAGAACTCTCAGAATCCGCAGCCTGGAAACTTATGCACGATTTTAAGGATTATGTAGATTCTGCATGCAGTGAATGCAGGCATATCAGGTACTGCCGCGGTGGATGTCCGTATAATGCAATAGTTCCCTGTGGCGGAAAGGTTGCAGGAGTTGACCCGCATTGTCCGGCATATAAGAGAATATATGATGAAATTACTGACCGGATGGATAATGAGATGTTCAGTTCACCGCCTCCGGGAATGTCACATTTCGGCGGGATGAACGGAGATAAAGAAATTCCCGGAGTGATGTCGCTGATCAGAAAAATTGTTATGAACCAATAG
- a CDS encoding 2,5-diamino-6-(ribosylamino)-4(3H)-pyrimidinone 5'-phosphate reductase: MKPFVFVNLAMSADGKLSTTERRQVKISGRSDFLRVDEIKAGSDAIMVGIGTVIADDPSLTVKSERLKKERTDRGCDENPVRIIIDSEGRTPENAEILHKGPGRRIIAVSEKASDKNLERLSPYADIIVAGKDKVDLGGVMEALSDIGIKKVMVEGGGTLIWSLFEENLIDEFYTCIGSIIIGGQSAPTAADGTGFIKEENFTKLELIDMEKADDGVLLRWRVK, from the coding sequence ATGAAACCTTTTGTTTTTGTTAACCTTGCAATGAGTGCAGACGGAAAACTCTCCACAACAGAAAGACGTCAGGTAAAAATTTCCGGAAGAAGCGATTTTCTTCGTGTTGATGAAATTAAAGCCGGAAGTGACGCAATCATGGTTGGAATCGGAACTGTCATTGCAGATGATCCATCACTAACAGTCAAATCCGAAAGGCTGAAAAAAGAGAGGACAGACCGGGGATGTGATGAAAACCCGGTCAGAATTATAATTGACAGTGAAGGCAGAACTCCGGAAAATGCTGAAATTCTTCATAAAGGGCCTGGCAGAAGGATAATCGCAGTCTCTGAAAAGGCATCAGATAAAAATCTTGAGAGATTAAGCCCTTATGCAGATATAATTGTAGCCGGGAAAGATAAAGTTGACCTTGGAGGAGTTATGGAAGCTCTCTCAGATATTGGTATAAAAAAAGTAATGGTAGAAGGCGGAGGAACTCTTATCTGGTCGTTGTTTGAAGAAAATCTGATTGATGAGTTTTACACCTGCATAGGCAGCATCATAATCGGCGGGCAGAGTGCACCCACAGCTGCGGACGGTACAGGTTTTATCAAAGAAGAAAATTTTACCAAACTTGAATTAATTGATATGGAGAAGGCTGATGATGGTGTCCTTCTCAGGTGGAGAGTAAAATGA
- a CDS encoding sensor histidine kinase, translating into MSFTEVVSKSGLFGSIEHKDVVKLSVIGCLIIFSVLITTIYFQFSFSGTYEAVIFLIPQLYYIPIILITVWYPKRGILASVLIIAGFLLAVTYFYYQGLRIDPFIAGINAALFLWVGLASAYIAKSSGIFNFRYFGYFYNSKNGILIVDAKNLKIIDANPKICKISGQSHNKIIGKNLTVFLYNLGLESSKTDKIIDKSGIINEKIIVKCSDDDEKIFLVTSVENNKEDNIECTFIDITESEREKKDAIEEKELFRRFVDSSDNIFFMLDKTGKIFKIHWSKAKENNIREELLCGRYLSQLLGNCTDEDCKKYTDSILSSGSTKSFKSYILTSDGLKKSCSVISGPLNDSAGNTIGIIGSVEFIFDNHSETFEEDKNIGINYEMNRWNFFVNNAAHELRTPLQPIVGYLNLLLDDPKDSGLNDYSAGMLRRCLSSVERECAIVERMLELGICESYPVNLLISEIKLHELAEKIIKIGHYSDSADILNRIDGNTVIYADRDRLYQVLNGIISNAVKYNSDPRVVEISFRKDELYNFIEITDNGNGIPPESLALIFEPFYIDNLSLLSREYGRIGLDLSIAKKYIELHGGEILVSSEKGRGSTFTVKTPVNPVNSS; encoded by the coding sequence ATGAGTTTTACAGAGGTTGTATCTAAGTCCGGATTATTTGGTTCAATTGAACATAAGGACGTTGTAAAACTCTCGGTTATAGGCTGCCTGATTATATTCTCTGTTCTGATAACAACTATATATTTTCAGTTCAGTTTTTCCGGCACCTATGAAGCCGTAATATTTCTAATCCCGCAGTTATACTATATACCAATAATTCTCATAACGGTCTGGTATCCAAAACGCGGCATCCTGGCATCAGTCCTGATAATTGCAGGATTTTTGCTTGCTGTAACATATTTTTATTATCAGGGTCTGAGAATCGATCCTTTTATTGCCGGAATAAACGCTGCGTTATTCCTCTGGGTTGGTCTTGCATCTGCATATATTGCTAAGAGTTCCGGCATTTTTAATTTTAGATATTTTGGTTATTTTTATAATTCAAAGAACGGGATACTTATTGTTGATGCAAAAAATCTGAAAATAATTGATGCCAACCCAAAAATATGTAAAATTTCCGGGCAGAGCCATAATAAGATTATTGGGAAAAATCTTACAGTATTTCTCTATAATCTGGGACTTGAAAGTTCAAAAACAGATAAAATTATAGATAAATCCGGAATAATAAATGAGAAAATTATAGTAAAATGTTCTGATGATGATGAAAAAATCTTTCTTGTAACATCTGTTGAGAATAACAAAGAAGACAATATTGAGTGTACCTTTATTGATATCACAGAAAGTGAGAGAGAGAAAAAAGATGCAATTGAAGAGAAAGAACTCTTCAGGCGTTTTGTTGATTCATCCGACAATATTTTCTTCATGCTTGATAAAACCGGAAAAATATTTAAGATTCACTGGTCAAAAGCAAAGGAGAATAACATCCGGGAAGAGCTATTATGCGGCAGATATCTGTCACAGTTACTTGGTAACTGTACAGATGAAGACTGCAAAAAATATACCGATTCCATCTTGAGTTCGGGAAGTACAAAATCCTTTAAATCTTATATACTCACATCAGACGGTTTAAAAAAATCCTGTTCTGTCATATCAGGGCCTCTGAATGATTCAGCAGGTAATACTATTGGTATTATCGGATCAGTTGAATTTATCTTTGATAACCACTCTGAGACATTTGAGGAAGACAAAAATATCGGAATCAATTATGAGATGAACAGATGGAATTTTTTTGTGAATAATGCTGCTCATGAATTGCGTACACCTCTTCAGCCTATTGTAGGATATCTGAATCTCCTTTTAGACGATCCTAAAGATTCGGGACTGAATGATTACAGCGCAGGTATGCTCAGAAGGTGTCTCAGCAGTGTTGAGAGGGAATGTGCAATTGTTGAGAGAATGCTTGAGCTGGGCATATGCGAAAGTTACCCGGTTAATCTTTTGATCTCTGAAATAAAACTGCATGAACTGGCTGAAAAAATCATTAAAATCGGTCATTATTCTGACAGTGCAGATATTCTAAACAGAATTGACGGGAATACAGTGATATATGCGGACCGGGACAGACTCTACCAGGTATTAAACGGTATTATTTCAAATGCAGTGAAGTATAATTCTGACCCCAGAGTCGTTGAGATCAGTTTCAGAAAAGACGAATTATACAATTTCATTGAAATTACTGACAATGGGAATGGGATTCCTCCTGAGTCACTGGCACTTATATTTGAACCGTTTTATATCGACAATCTTAGCTTATTAAGCCGTGAATATGGAAGAATTGGACTTGATCTCTCAATTGCAAAAAAATATATTGAACTTCATGGAGGAGAAATTCTTGTATCTTCAGAGAAGGGCAGAGGCAGTACATTTACTGTGAAAACCCCTGTAAATCCTGTAAATAGTTCATAA